In Halarcobacter mediterraneus, the genomic stretch TGAGATATACCAAATTAAAGTTCTTTCCTCTTTAAAACCTGTTCTATATATTGAGTAAAAAAAGAAGATAAATAATAAAGGAGAAAATATTGAAGCATAAATTGCAAAAGTATCAACTAAAAAACCTTTTGGTTTTCCTTGTGTATCAAAACCATAAATTCCCATAGAAATTCCAAAAAGAATTAAAGATGATATTAATAATGTATTATCTCTTTCTTTAAGAGAATAAAAGAATAAAGCTAAAAAGAAAATTGCAAAAGAGTTATCTATAAATAAAAAGAAAATTAATAATAAGTAGCAATGCTTTTTAGTTAATTTATATACATATAAATACAGTAAAATAAAAAAAGTTGTAATAATTGCACTATTAACAAGTAATGAAGCACTAAGTAGTCCTGGTAAAACACAGAAAACTGCTAAATTAACATATCTATCTATCTCTTTTTTAAAAAAGTTTTCTGTTAATTTATACATTAATCCCATTGATAATATATATAACAATAAAAAAGGTAGTCTTAAAGCCAAATCATTTTGACCAAATAATGAGGTAGAAAAATTTGTGATTATACTTAAAAGAGAGTTATTTATAAAAAAATTTACTGCCTCTTTATAAGAAATACTAAGTGAATTTGCATTGTAAACTAGTGCACAAACAACAAGAAAGTAAAAAAATAAAAATATATATTTGTATGCACTAGATTTTATTATCATAATTTTAAGAAATTGTCTAAAATTTTATGACCATATTCACTCATTATAGATTCAGGATGAAATTGTACTCCATAAATATCTTTATCTTTAATTTCTAAAGACATAATTTCATTATCATCAGTACTATAAGAAGTAGGAATTATAATTTCAGGTAAATTATTCTTTTCTACAATTAAAGAATGGTATCTTGTCTGAATAAACTCATTAGGTAATGTACTAAAAATCTTTGTATTATTTTTAACTTTTATTGTTGAAGTTTTTCCATGCATCATATTTTGAGCACAAATAACTTTTCCACCAAATACTTGGGCAATACTTTGATGTCCTAAGCAAATACCTAAGATTGGTTTTTTATCAGCAAAATATTTTATAACATCTAAACAAATACCTGCTTCATCTGGTGTTGATGGACCTGGAGATATTATTATCTTTTCAGGGTTTAGTTTTTCTATTTCTTCTACACTTAATTCATCATTTCTTATCACTTTTAAATCTGCACCTAATTCTAAACAATATTGAACTATATTATATGTAAATGAATCATAATTATCAATCATTAAAATCATTAAAAATACTCCTGTTTTTAGAAGATTTATTATAGCAATAATATGATTAAATATTTATGGATTATATTTTATCTTTTTTTGATATAATTTTTCAATGTATTATTTTAAAATAATTTTTATATCATTTTTTATATTTTTTTATAATTTAAATGCGAAAGAAAACGATAAAGTCTTTATACAATTAGATTGGTTACATCAATTTCAATTTGCAGGATATTATATGGCAAAAGAAAAAGGTTTTTTTGCAGAAGAAAACCTTGATGTAGAAATAAATGAATTTTCAGATAATAGTAATATTGTAGAAAAAGTTTTGAATACAAAGAATACTTATGCTGTAGGAAAATCATCATTAGTAATTGATAGACTTGAAGGTAAAAAAATTTTACTATTAGCTGCTATTTATCAAACTTCTCCAATGGTACTTATTTCATTAAAATCAAATATTAACAAAATAAAAGATTTAAAAAACAAGAGTGTAATGTTAACAGACGATGCTAAAACTGCCGCAGCAATAAACTCAATGATAATATCACAAGGAATTAATTTAAATAATATAAATTTTCAAGAGCACTCGTTCAATATTGATGACTTAATTAATAAAAAAATTCATGCTATGGGCTGTTATCTATCAAATGAACCTTATTATTTAAAACAAAAAAACATAGATTTCAGAATTTATAACCCTAGTGAATATGGTTTTAATTTTTATGGAGGAATTTTTTTTACTTCCCAAAAAGAATTAGAAGAAAACCCTTTAAGGGTAAAAAAAATATATAAATCTATTTTAAAAGGTTGGCAATATGCATTTAATAATATAGAAGAAACTGCAAAAATTATTTATGAAAAATATAATACACAACAGAAAAATTTAAATGCACTTATCTATGAAGGAAAAGTCTTAAAAAAACTAGCGAAGTTTGAAGAAGGAGAACTAGGTAATATAACTTTAGATAAAATTGAAGAAATAAAAAGACTTTATTTATTATTAGGATTAACAAATAGTACAATAAATTACAAATTGAATGATTTAATTTATAAACCAAATAAACTTAGTTTGAACTCTAAAGAAATTAATTATTTAAAAAACAATACAATAACTTTAATTTCTAACTCAAATTTTCCACCTTTTACAATTAATAAACATGGTAAAATATCAGGTTTAGAAATTGATTACTGGCAATTAATAAACAAGAAAATTAATAGTATTAATTCTATAAAGATAATAAATAATAATAAAAAAGCAAATGAAGTTATAAAAAGAAATTTCTCTTCTGCAAAGTTTGCTTTTGGAAAAATTGATTATGATAATGAAGAAACTTCAATAAGCTACAGTATTGATAGAATTAAAATTGCAATGGCTACATTAATTGATAAACCTTATGTTTCCTCTGTAAAAGAGTTGAAAAATAAACAAATTGCCATAATTAAAGGCGCTATATATGCAGAAGAGTTTAAAAACAAACATCCTTTTCTTGAATATACTGAAGTTAAAGATATAAATGAGGGCTTCGAACTTTTACAAAAAAATAAAGTTTATGGTTTTATAAGTAAATTGCCTGCACTTTCATATAATATTACAAAAAATATTATCCCTAATGCAAAAATTACAGGAATTTTTGAGGATTCCTATGATTTAAGACTACAAATTAATAAAGAGAATAAAATATTATATAATATATTAAACAAAGCAGTTTCTACTATTAGTGAACAAGAAAGAAAAAAAATAAGGGATAAGTATAACTCCATAATTTATGAGCCACAAAAAGATTATTCTTGGATTTATAAAGTGATTTTCTTCTTGTTGATAGTTATTATTGTAATAATTTTAAATAATAGAAAGTTAAATAAAGAAATAAAAAAAAGGAAACTAGCAGAAAAAGAACTCTTTAAAATTGCAAATTTTGATGGCCTTACTAATATTTATAATAGAAGAAAGATTGAATCAATTCTTAATTTAGAGTTAAATAGAGCCAAAAGATACAAAAGAGCCTTATCTTTAATCTTTTTTGATATAGATAATTTTAAATTAATAAATGATGAATTGGGTCATTCATTAGAAGATGAAGTTTTAGAAAAAATATCTATTTTAGTAAAGGACACCGTGAGAAAAACTGATTTTTTTGGAAGATGGGGAGGAGAAGAATTTATAATTATTCTACCTGAAACAAAAAAAGAACAAGCAAAAGTAGTAGCTTATTTATTAAAAGAAAAAATTGCAAACTTTGATTTTGAAATAGATAGAAAAGTTACTTGTAGTTTTGGAGTATCTCAATTTGAAGAATCAGATTGTGCAGACTCTTTATTAACAAGAGCTGACAATGCGATGTATGATGTAAAAAGAAATGGAAAGAATGAAGTTAAAGTAGTCTAACTACTTTAACTTTTTATAATTGATATTTTTTAATAAACTCATCTGAAATATCTAAAATACCTCTTTGTTTTAGACTATCAAGAACTTCTCTTGAACAATCAACATCATCAGGCCATCTTCTTTTAAAATTATCAAATTCGTTTTTATTTGTACCATCTAGACAAATAGTACTATTTTCAATATATAAATCTCTATTTGAATCAATATTATTTACAACTCTCCATAATAACATATATGGATTATTTACGTCATTTTGATTTTTTGCATCTACTATTATAAGAATTTTAATATTTTCATAAAGAGGTTTTAAACTTTCAAAAACTTCTTTTTGATTTCTTTTTTTATCAACTGTAATAACTGTCAATGGATTTTTTGTATTGGTAAAATACTGTTTTAAATCCTTTACCTCATCAGTTATTTCTTGCATTTTTGCTAACAATTCATCATCTTTTAACAATGTAATTCCAAGCTCTGATACTTCTTCACCTGTACAATCAAGTCCTAGTTTCCCACCTACTGCAAATTTTGGACTTGAGTGGTCAAGTGCATCAACTACACCTCTTGATACTAATAATTCATCAATATCTATTCTATTTAATATATATTCTGCAATTGCTTCGTGTTCTGTTAACTCTGGAGCATCTTCATTTACAAAAATAGCATGTTTTACAAAACTCATCTGCCCTACTCCCCAAAATGCGTGCATCATTTGAGAAGCATGTCCTGGATATAGTGTTTTTATTTTTGCAATAATTAGATTATGGAATACTCCATTTTCAGGCATATAATAATCAATTAAATCAGGAGCAGTTGTTTTAAGTAATGGTAAGAAAATTCTCTCCGTTGCATGCCCCATATATTTATCTTCAAGTGGTGGTTTCCCAACTACTGTTGCTAAATATGTTGGTTCTTTTTTATGAGTAATAGCAGTTACTTCCATAAAAGGATACTCTTCTTCTAATGTATAATATCCTGTATGGTCTCCAAATGGTCCTTCTATTCTTAGTTTACTTGTATCAACAAAACCTTCTATTATAAAGTCATTATCCCTTGGAACATATATATCATTTGTAATTGATTTTACAAGTTGTGCATTTTTATTTTTTACAAAACCATAAAGCATAAGTTCAAAAATACCAATTGGAAGTGGCGCTTGTCCACACCATATATACATAGGATCACCTCCTACTCCGATTGAAACTGGCATCTTCTTCCCAGCTTTTTTATACTCATGGAAAAAGTGATTTGAGTCTTTATGAATTTGCCAGTGCATCCCTAAGGTATTATCATCATATACTTGAAGTCTATACATACCTAAGTTTTTCATTTCACCATTTAATGATGTAGTATAAACTTGTCCCATAGTAATAAAAGGACCACCATCTTGTTCCCAAGTAGTTAATACAGGTAAATCTGAAAGCTTAGCTTCCTTTCCAAGTTTAATTACTTCCTGACACTCACCTTTTCCTTTATTCTTTTTAGGAATAGTATTTTTAAGAGCAAATAACTTTCCAAATCTTGAAAGTTTTTCACTTAAGGTTGTAGGTGGCTTCATTTTTAATAAAGACTCTATCTCACTTCCAATTTTATCTCCATCACCAATAAAAAGTTTTACTGCTTTTTCATTACAAAATACATTCATTAAAACTGGAATATCAAACTTTTTATTGTTTTTTCTATCTACTACATTTGTAAATAATAATGCCTTTGAGTCTTCTTTTTTTACTTCTACATATGCAATGTGAGGTATTTCTAAGTAAATATCCAACTCATCGTCTATGATTCTTAATAAATCATTCTTTTTTAAAATTTCAATAGCTTCTTTCATTTTTCCCTCATAGTAAACTAGTTATTAGTATAAGTTTTATATCATTTTATCATTAAAAAATAGTTTATAATAGAGGTAATATATATGTTTGATGAAATAGTAAATAGAAAAGGAACATCTTGTGCAAAATATGATGCCCTTGAAACATACTTTGGATATTCTGATTTACAACCACTTTGGGTAGCTGATATGGATTTTAAAACTCCTGATATTATAAATGATGCAATCATAAAAAGAGCTCAACATGGTATATATGGATACGCAAAACCTACTGCTAAAACATACAATCTTGTTAAAGAGTGGATGAAAAAAAGACACTCTTGGGAAATTGACACTTCATGGATATCTTTTTGTAATGGAGTTGTACCTGCTTATAGTGCTGCAATTGAAGCTTTTACTGAAGAAGGGGATGAGATCATTGTTCAAACACCAGTTTATTTTCCTCTATTTAACTCTATAAAAAACAATAATAGAAAAGTAGTTAGAAATTCTCTAAAAGAAGATAATGGTTACTATACTATGGACATAGAAGATTTAAAAAATAAAATTACTTCTAAATCTAAAATCTTAGTTTTATGTTCTCCTCATAATCCAGTTGGAAGAGTTTGGAGTAAAGAAGAACTTGAAGAACTAGGAAAAATCTGTATTCAAAATAATCTTTTAATAATAAGTGATGAAATCCATGCTGATTTAGTATTTAAAAAATTTACACCTATGGCATCATTATCAAAAGAAATTTCAAATATTACTTTAACTTTAAATTCTCCTGGAAAAACTTTCAATATTGCTGGATTAAATTGCTCATATGCAATTTGCGAAAACAAAGATATAAAAGAAAAATTTGACAAAGAGATTACAAAAAGAGAATTAGGCTCTGTAAATGTATTTGGATTTACAGCATTAGAAGCTGCATATGAATTTGGTGAAAAATGGTTAGAAGACTTAAAAAAATATCTTAAAAGTAATATTACTTTCACAAAAGATTTTTTAATAAAAAGTAACTCAAAAGTACAATTTTTAGAGCCTGAAGCAACATATCTATTATGGTTAAACTTTAAAATGACAGGCTTATCACATAAAGAAATAAAAAATAAATTATTGGAAGAAGCTAAAATTGCTCTTAATGATGGAAGAAGCTTTGGAGTGGAGGGAGACTCGTATTTTAGGCTAAACTGTGCTCTCCCAAAGATAGAGTTGGAAAGATCATTGAGTAAAATAGTTACAGTTTTTTAGTACTATTTTACTATTAGTATTACAAATCTTCTCACTAAATTCTAATATTTTAAGAATTTTTAACATATGCCCAAATAGTAACTCAAAATATAGTACAATCTATAAAACATTCTAAACAAATGGGATAGATTATGTCGACACATTTAATTCTTTCATCTGTTATTTTTGTTTCTATTGCTTTTATTTTAGTAGGAGTTTTTCTACTAACAAAGTACTTAGGACCAAACAATACACAAGATAAATTAAAAAACACAGTTTACGAAAGTGGTGTTTCCAACCCTGTTGGAACTACAAATATTAGGTTTTCTATTAAGTTTTACTTAGTAGCTATTGGATTCTTATTATTTGATGTAGAAATAATATTTATGTTTCCTTGGGCTGTTAATATAGTTGACCTTGGCTATGCAGGTTTAGTAAAAATGTTTATTTTTATTGGACTACTTTTTGCTGGTCTTATTTATATGTATAAGAAAAAGGCGTTATCATGGGATTAGGAGCTGAAGCTAATTTAGGTGATTCTATAATCACAACTAAACTTGATGAAGCAGTTAACTGGGCTAGATCATACTCAATGTGGCCAATGGCATTTGGTACTGCATGTTGTGGGATTGAATTTATGTCTGTTGCTGCTTCTAAATATGATGTATCAAGATTTGGTGCGGAAGTTGTAAGATTTTCGCCAAGACAAGCAGACTTATTGATTGTTGCAGGAACTATTTCATACAAGCAAGCTCCTGTATTAAAGAAAATTTGGGATCAAATGTGTGAACCTAAGTGGGTTATCTCTATGGGAGCATGTGCATGTTCTGGTGGATTTTATGATAACTATACTACTTTACAAGGAATTGATGAAATTATTCCTGTACATGAATATATTTCAGGTTGTCCTCCAAGACCTGAAGCTGTTTTAGATGCAATTATGAATATTCAGAAAAAATCTTATGATGAATCTATTATCAAAGAAAGAGACCAAAACTTCAAAGGGATTTTAGATGCTTAAAACAGATATGCTCATTGATGCAAAAGATATAAAATCAACGATTACTAGACTTAAAAATGAAGAAGATTATACATTATTATTAGATGTAACTGCAGTTGATTATTTACAATATCCAGATGTTACTCCATCTAGATTTGCAGTTATCTATATTTTAAGAACTAGTGATTTTAAAAAACAAATTTCTATTAAATCATATGTTGATGATAATACTTTAGAAGTAGATTCTATTTCTGATCTTTATTATTCTGCTGATTGGGCAGAGAGAGAAACTTTTGATCAGTATGGAATTAAATTCAAGGGTCATCATAATTTAAAAAGAGTATTAAACCACCATCAATTTGTTGGTCACCCTCTAAGAAAAGATTATGAAATCACTAAAGGCCAAGTTTGTACTGAAACTGAAGACTTGATGGATGAAATGCTTCCTTTACTAAAAAGAAAAGGCTACAGTGAAGATGATATGGAAGAGCTAATGATGTTAAATGTTGGACCTTCTCACCCCGCTTCTCACGGTACAATTAGAAACTTCGTTGCAATGGAAGGGGAAACTATTTCTGCTTGTGTAACTGAAATAGGTTATTTACACAGAGGTTTTGAAAAATCTTGTGAAACTCATAACTACTCTCAAATTATTCCATATACAGATAGACTTAACTATTGTTCTGCCATTTTAAATAATATTGGTTATTCAAAAGCAGTTGAAGAGATGTTAGGTATTGATATTACTCCAAGAGCAAAAATGATTAGAGTAATAATAGGTGAGCTTTCAAGAATTATTGACCACCTTGTTTGTAATGCTGCAAATATGGTTGATTTAGGGGGACTTACTAGTTTATGGTATTTATTTGCTCCAAGAGATAAAGCCTATGATTTATTTTCAAAATTAACAGGGGCTAGACTTACAAACTCATATACAAGAATTGGTGGTTTAGAATATGATTTATATGATGGCTTTGAGCAAGACCTTTCTCAAGTGTTAAAAGATACTGAAAAAGCTATTGAAGATGCCTTATCTTTAATTTTACATAATAGAATTTACCATGATAGAACACAAGATGTAGGTGTAATTGATGCAGAATTTGCTATTAGTGCTGGTATTACTGGTCCTAACTTAAGAGCTGCTGGTGTTGCATATGACATGAGAAAAGATAATCCATATTATGGATATGAAAACTTTGACTTTGATGTTGTTGTTGGTTCACATGGTGATGTTTATGACAGAATGATGTGTAGATTTGAAGAGATGAAACAATCAATTAGAATCATAAGACAAGCAATGAAAGAGCTTCCAGATGGACCACTAAATGTTGACCATCAAGGTATTATTCTTCCTGATAAAAAAGATGTTTATGGAAATATCGAAGGTTTAATGAATCAATTCAAACTAACATTTGAAGGTATCAAAGTTCCTAAGGGTGAATATTATTCAGCAACTGAAGCTGGAAATGGTGAACTTGGATTCTACATCGTAAGTGATGGTTCAGGTATTCCATATAAAGTTAAATGTAGACCACCTTGCTTTTACTCTTTAGGTGCTTATTCAAGAATTGTAGAAGGTGATATGTTAGCTGATGCTATTGTAACAATGGCTAGTATGAACTTTATTGCAGGGGAGTTTGATAGATAATGAGTAAATTTAAATATACAGAAGAAAATGAAAAAGAGTTTGCAAGAATTGCTAAAAAATACCCAAAAATTGATGCAATGATGTTACCTGCATTATGGCTTGTTCAAGAACAAGAAGGATGGGTAAGTCCAGATGCAATGGTTTTTGTAGCTGATAAATTAGGTAAAACTCCAATTGAAGTTTACGAATTTGCAACATTTTATACAATGTTTAATCTAAAACCAATTGGGACATATCATATAGAATTATGTAAAACACTTTCTTGTATGGTAATGGGTGCACCTGAACTTAAAAAATTTGTAAAAGATACTTTAGGTATTGGTCCAGGAGAAACTAGTGAAGATGGAAAATTCCACTTCTCTGAAGTTGAGTGTCAAGGAGCTTGTGGTGGTGCACCAATGATTGCATTAAATAATCAGTACCATGAAAACATGTCTGTTGATAAACTTAAAAAGATTATTGAGGAGTGTAAGTAATGGCAGTTGAATTAGTAAAAATTGTTAGTAAGAACTTTGACATTCCAGATTCTCATAAACTTGAAGTAGCTTTAAAAAATGGAAGATATGAATCTATTGATAAAGCATTTTCTATGCAACCAGATGAAATTACAGAAGAAGTTTGTAAATCAGGTTTAAGGGGTAAAGGTGGTGGTGGTGCTGCCTGTGGACCAAAATGGAAATTAATGCCACCAGTTGATGAAAGACCAAGATATTTAATTGTAAATGGTGATGAATCAGAACCTGGAACATTCAAAGATAGGCAAATTTTCCAATATGATCCACATTTACTGATTGAAGGAATAATTTGTTCTTCATATGCAATCGGTGCCCATGATGCATATATTTATATCAGAGGTGAATATAAATGGTTTATTGATAGATTAAATGAAGCAATAGAAGAAGCATATGAAGCTGGAATCATTGGTGAAAAAGTAATGAATAAATATGATTATAGAATTGACATTACTGTTCATAGAGGTGGTGGAGCTTATATTTGTGGTGAAAAATCTGCTTTAATTGAATCAATAGAAGGTAAAAGAGGTCACCCAAGACTTAAACCACATGGCAAAGAATGTGAATGGTTTTATGGAATGCCTGCAACAGTTAACAATGTTGAAACAATTTCATCTGTTCCTAATATTGTATTAAATGGATATGAGTCATATACAAAATGGGGAACTGAAAAAGCACCTGGTACTATGCTATTTGCTATGAGTGGTCCAGTTAAAAACCCAGGAGTTTATGAACTTCAATATGGTGAAAAAATGATTGATGTTATTAATGACATCGGTGGTGGAATGAAAAATGGAATGAAATTAAAAGCTTTAATTCCAGGTGGTGCTTCATGTCCTATTCTTACAGCCGAAGAAGTAGAAAAAGCATATTTAGATTATGAATCTATGTGGGACATTGGTTCAACACTTGGTACTGGTGGGATGATGATTATCCCTGAAGGTACTTCAATGGTGGATGTGGCTAAAAATTTAATTGAATTTTATCATCATGAATCTTGTGGTCAATGTACTCCTTGTAGAGAAGGAACAGGATGGATAGATAAAACTATCAAAAAAATTCTTGATGGAAATGGTTCAGAAAAAGATCTTGATACTATCATAGATGTATGTGGAACAATGAATGGAAAAACTATTTGTGTGTTTGCACCAGCAGTTAAAGATATTATCCAAAGTATCGTTGAAAAATATAGACATGAATTTGAAGAACATTTTAAAAGCTAAAATATAAGGAGAAAAAATAAAGATGGCAAAAAATACTTTTACACTAACAGATAACAGAAATGGTAAATCTTATGAATATGATGTTTTAAGTGGGACAAGAGGTCCTGATGTATTAGATATTAGAACATTCTATAAAGATTCAGGAATGTTTACTTATGATCCAGGATATACTTCAACAGCATCTTGTGAATCTAAAATTACATTTATTGATGGGGAGAACTCTGAACTAAGATATAGAGGATATGATATTAGAGATTTAGCTGGTAAAAAATCTTATTTAGATGTTTGTCACCTTTTAATGATGGGAAGACTACCTAGCGAAGAAGAGTCAAAAGATTTTGACCTAGAGATTAGACATAGATCTTTCCTAAATGAAGGAATAATTAGACTATTTGATGCCTTACCTGATGGTGCTCACCCAATGGCAACTATGGGTGCTGCAACAATGGCATTATCTGCATTTTATAAAGATCACCTACATTTAGAAGATGAAGAACAATTTAAAACAATGAGAAGAAGAATTCTTGCAAAAATGCCTACTATTGCAGCTATGGCTTATAGAAACTCAATTGGTACTCCATTAATTTATCCTAATGTAAATAAATACTTTACTGAAAACTTCTTATATATGTTAAGAGCTTATCCAGGTGGAACAATGAAATACTTAGGTGATGGTAAAAATGAAGAAATAAGACAAGTTGAAGTTGATGCATTAGATGCAATCTTAACTTTACATGCAGATCATGAACAAAATGCATCTACTACAACAGTTAGAAACGTTGGTTCGACTGAAGCTCACCCTTATGTTGCAATTGCTTCTGGTATTTCTGCACTATGGGGTTCTGCTCATGGTGGTGCTAATGAAAAAGTAATGGATCAATTAAGATTAATTGGTGATGTTAAAAATGTACCAACTTATATTGCAAAAGCAAAAGATAGAAATGATCCATTCAGATTAATGGGATTTGGGCATAGAGTATATAAAAACAGAGACCCTAGAGCAGAAACTCTTAAAAAACTACAAGATAAATTAAGAAAAGAATTAAATTTAGATTCAAGATTATTAGATGTTGCAGCAGCAGTTGAAGAAGCAGCATTAAGTGATGACTATTTTAAAGATAGAGGATTATATCCAAACATTGATTTCTATTCAGGTGTTATTTTAACAGCACTTAAAATTCCTGTAGAAATGTTTACACCAATTTTTGTTATTGGAAGAATTCCAGGATGGATTTCACAATGGTCTGAGTTAAAACAAGATCCTACAGCTAAAATTGCAAGACCAAGACAATTGTATACAGGTAAATAACAAGTGTCAAAAAAGGAGATGACGCACCATGAGTGACTTAGTTAAATTTTCAGTAAATGGGGAAGAACACGAGGCCAAAAAGGGTAGTCTTTTAATAGACACTCTTTTAGACCGAGATATTCATATCCCTCATTTTTGCTACCATCAAGCCTTAGGTAAAGATGGTAATTGTAGAATGTGTATGGTAGAGATTGAAGGTCAAAAAAGACCTCAAATCGCGTGTGATACTCCAGTTAAAGAAGGTATGATTGTAAGAACAAAAGGTGAAAATATCGAAAAAGTTAGAAGAGATATTTTAGAACTTGAACTTATTAATCACCCTATTGACTGCCCTACATGTGACCAAGCAGGAGAGTGTAAATTACAAGATTATTACATGAAATCTGGATTTTATGAATCAAGAATAAATGTAAATCAAAAAGTAACTGCACGAAAAAGAGTTGATTTAGGTTCTAATGTAATGTTAGACCAAGAAAGATGTGTTCTTTGTACAAGATGTGTAAGATTCTGTTCTGACATTACAGGAACAAATGAACTAGGAGTAATTAGTAGAGCAGACCATTCAGTAATTGGTACATTCCCAGGGAGACCTCTTAGTAATCCATATGCAATGAATGTAGTTGATCTTTGCCCAGTGGGAGCATTAACTTCAAAAGATTTTAGATTTAAACAAAGAGTGTGGTTTATGGAATCTTTTAATGCAATTTGTAATGGTTGTTCAAGAGGGTGCAATATTTATGTAGACCATAGAAAAGAAAAATACAAAGATGATCAAATCTTTAGATTTAGACCAAGAGTTAATAAAGAAGTAAATGGTTGGTTCATCTGTGATGAAGGTAGACTTTCATATAAAAATGAAGAAGAAAATAGATTTACAACACCTTTAATAAACTCAGCTGAAACTGTATTTAGTAATACCATCACTGAAGTATATAAAACTTTAACAGAAGAAAAAGATATCCTTTTTGTTTTAGATCCATCTTTATCTTTAGAAGAAATGCAAAATACATGTAAGTTAGCCGAAGTTGTAAAAGCAGAAGTTACAGGTTATTCTCCTCAATATATTGATGAGAGTTTTGGAGATGATTATTTAAAGAAAAATGATAAAAGTCCAAATAGAGCTTCATTTAAAGAGTTAAATATTAATGAATCAGAAGAAGATTTTAAAAATAAAATTGCAAAAGCTAAAACTGTAATTATATTAAATAATAACTACTTCGACCAAAACCTAGAGATTTTAGAGGGTAAAATTGTTATTTCTTGTTTCTCACATAACTGTTTAACAATTTCGAAATCTG encodes the following:
- a CDS encoding 2Fe-2S iron-sulfur cluster-binding protein, whose protein sequence is MSDLVKFSVNGEEHEAKKGSLLIDTLLDRDIHIPHFCYHQALGKDGNCRMCMVEIEGQKRPQIACDTPVKEGMIVRTKGENIEKVRRDILELELINHPIDCPTCDQAGECKLQDYYMKSGFYESRINVNQKVTARKRVDLGSNVMLDQERCVLCTRCVRFCSDITGTNELGVISRADHSVIGTFPGRPLSNPYAMNVVDLCPVGALTSKDFRFKQRVWFMESFNAICNGCSRGCNIYVDHRKEKYKDDQIFRFRPRVNKEVNGWFICDEGRLSYKNEEENRFTTPLINSAETVFSNTITEVYKTLTEEKDILFVLDPSLSLEEMQNTCKLAEVVKAEVTGYSPQYIDESFGDDYLKKNDKSPNRASFKELNINESEEDFKNKIAKAKTVIILNNNYFDQNLEILEGKIVISCFSHNCLTISKSDVAIPISSFYEKNGTYINFEGTKQKVISKIKKDNPMESISSIIEHIKSMIEKGSL
- a CDS encoding citrate synthase codes for the protein MAKNTFTLTDNRNGKSYEYDVLSGTRGPDVLDIRTFYKDSGMFTYDPGYTSTASCESKITFIDGENSELRYRGYDIRDLAGKKSYLDVCHLLMMGRLPSEEESKDFDLEIRHRSFLNEGIIRLFDALPDGAHPMATMGAATMALSAFYKDHLHLEDEEQFKTMRRRILAKMPTIAAMAYRNSIGTPLIYPNVNKYFTENFLYMLRAYPGGTMKYLGDGKNEEIRQVEVDALDAILTLHADHEQNASTTTVRNVGSTEAHPYVAIASGISALWGSAHGGANEKVMDQLRLIGDVKNVPTYIAKAKDRNDPFRLMGFGHRVYKNRDPRAETLKKLQDKLRKELNLDSRLLDVAAAVEEAALSDDYFKDRGLYPNIDFYSGVILTALKIPVEMFTPIFVIGRIPGWISQWSELKQDPTAKIARPRQLYTGK